In Platichthys flesus chromosome 6, fPlaFle2.1, whole genome shotgun sequence, the genomic stretch AGTTTAAGACTTGTtactgtgtgttggtttgtgaacCTGCAGAAAAACTCACTCCCCCCCTTCCcttcagacaaaacaaagtgcaaaaaaaaaacacacaaaaaaactttcAGACACCTCAAAGGTGACTCCGCTCCGACATGCCATCCAGCCGTTCAACCTGCCGCACGTTTCGACTGAAACCGCTCATTAACAACCAACTGATATAAGGTAGGTGGAgttcaaaaaaattaaaagacaaacagcagcaatGCATTTAGGAGGTCTCGAACATCTTCTTCCTGTCAGCCTTATCCTCAATGTTCTTACGCCAGTCACCCACTGCTTCTGTGCTCTGCAGAGTAGAGGAAACAAAATAATCAGAACACAAGTCCATATGTGACAAGTCATCCTAGCCGTCGACTAAACgataaaacattttcactaTTTTTATTCTAACATTTTGGGACTAGAGGTAAAcagtgtgagtttttttttaatgcaatatAGTTAAACTGACTCATGGTGAGCCATCAGAATAAATAAGTAAAGTTTTAAATATCTCCATCTGTGTAGTGACGGTTCTGAAAAAGACAGAACTTTAGATGTCAAGATCTTTGAATGTGAGTCATGTGATGGACCTTGGATTTGTTATACGACTTCAGTATATCAGAGGTTAGTTTTAATGATAACCATACATGTTGGACAATCAACCATTGCTGTATCAGAATCATATTGGATGTTTTTCctgacagtaaaaaaaaggtcCAACATATTCAAAATGGTGTCAGAACACATGACTTTCTAATTGTGACATATTGGAACTACTAAGACTTCAGATTCTATCTGAGGTAGGATATAACAACATCAACAGTATTTACAGATAGAAAATCTAAAATCAGAATCACAGCAGTTACCTTTTGAAATCAACCAGAAACCTTTAGGCCTATACTTGTGGTTGTTAACAAAGAGGACAGCACAAGTACAGATGTAACCCTAAAATCTCACCTCCAAAAAGAACACAGTAAAATCCACGGTACCCACCTCCTCTTTGACCTCCTTCTTGACCTGCTTCAGGTTGGACCTCAGGTCCATGGTCACCTTGTGTTTGGAGCCCAGCAGAGCCTGCAGCATGGAGTCAGCAGACATACGCACCTTCTTCAGCGCAGGTTTCTTCACACCCCTCAGGTCCACCACTTTGATCTTCAGGTCTTCAATCTGCGGGGAGGAAAGCTCTTTAGTTAGCCGTCGTTCatgcagctgctggtgctgtGATGCTGTCGGTAGGAAATGTACCTCCTTGTCGGCCTTCAGCACCTTGGCCTCGGCGTCATACCTCTCCTCGTCGACCTGGTCAATGAGGGCATGGAGTTTCTTGCACAATTCCTGTCAACGCACAAACTGACCATGTTAACAGTGTTCACATTGCCTTTTGGTACTTTGATATTCAGCaagcaaaggaaaaaaacagtaACCTTTATATGAATTATGATAATGTTTATCATGGTAAAATTGCCCATATTGAAAACCCTATGGGGATTTTCATGTCAAACAATCAGGGTTAAAATAATGACAGTGATGATGCAAATAGATCTGAGTAAAATGTGGAAAATCGTTCCACACATTTAGTACCCCTTGCTGTCCATACCTCTGGATTATGGCCAAATATGGAAATCAAcccaaaggaaaaaaaaaaaaaccttaattaTAACGACCTACCAAAATAAACATTGAATGTTCGTTTGAAGAAAggtttttgaaaaatgtgtccAGTCTGGCATCAATGCTGGCTGTCATTTCAAAAGTGACCTCCCACATTTACTAGAATGCTTTTGAGATTATATATTGGGTTATTAGCCGGAACAACTGCCCTACCCAAGGCAAAATTGATAAGCTCATACAAATCTTGAGATGGATTTCTCATTGGATGTTTACTGACTATTCAACAAGCAAGTCCTAACTCTTTGAATCTAAGGGTCCTTCAGAGGCTTTTCCTGAACTCTGaatcctctttcttctttcttttttcacttcagGGAAACAGTGACACTCCTCTCACCATGAGAGTGTTCTGGTCTCCATGCGTGTCTGGGGAGGTGCAGTGTTCGGCCATGTAGGCCTCCTTCTCCGCTATTTTATCCAGTTTCTCCTGCTCGAGCATGGTCCCAGCGATCTGGAGGATCAGGCTCTGTAGAACGAACAACAGAGAGATGTCCACTCACAACACTGTCCTCTTCAATTAGGTTTGAGGGGATTTAACACACATGTTTTTATCCAGGGCTTAAACAGCGTTCATTTAAACAGAAATGAGTTGGTTTACCTTCAGGTGCTGCCTGCGGCTGGAGTGCATCTTTTTCCTGTTTGAGAAGAAGTTGTTTCACAAGTCAGTTAATTTCAtattcacagtcaaattcaacatccatgttgaagaacatGTTTTGCCTTTTGAAGTCGGGAAGTTGAAGTGGAGTAGATCTGACCAAATTTCACAATCATATTATGAGCCTAGCTATTAAACTAATTGCTAACTTGTAACCATGATTGCTTTTGTATTCcctttttcaaaacaatattttagACAATCAAACCATTATGTGCTTGTAAACAGATATTTCTGCACAGAAATGATTCAGGTGAAATGGAAACCAGATGGATGTTATGATGTTACTTACTCAGACATGGTGAGAGTTTTTGTGGTTCACAAGCTGCTTGaggaaacacataaaaacactttgaacagaggaaacattttacatttttgaaactGAACAACGCTGTAGTCATTCAGATCAGGACAGCAGTGAGGTTCTCTGAGTTCAGCATGTGCTGTCGCTCTGATGGAAATGTATAGACGAGCATATTTTTGCCGTAATGTGATCTGAGGCCACAGCTGAAGAGCAGCGACGTCGACTGAACTAAACTGGGAAGCAACGGATCCAGTGTCGTATGCCGATAGTTTATGACCAGATCGAGTTAAGGATTCATTTGAAAAATTCCTAAGTGAAATATCATTAGCTAAAGTTGATGGTTGATGTCAGGGGATATGCCATTTATGACTTTTCctattgacattttaaagaaaaacaaacggAATACcgttcaatttttttttgtagaagATTGTTCAATTCTACACTGACCCAgcagattaaaatcataccaattaaatatacatattaatCCATCAATTATATAATTTacaatattcaatattcatGTTAATTGAAAGGTTAATTAAGGGTATTCAAGTTTGTCCAAAGTGACACAAAGCAAAAAACTACAGCCAATTACTTTTAAACATTCGTTGCTTGAAGAGTCTGAAGCCACTTCAGACTCTTCAAGCAACATATTTTAACATCTGGTCAGACGACATGATGATAATTCTTTTTTATCTGCCTGAGGGCTACAGTCAACACCTGCTAACCCTGAGCTTCAAACGGCTTCAGgatcataaaacacaaaacagtgcAGATGAACGGGTCTCATGAATCGAGGTCTGTCAGAAAAAGGTCAGATGTCATGACTAACATGTAGAAAGCGAGTTTAGAATGTCAGGATGGGTCAAATTCAGGGAACAAATGTCAACGACCctgtttaaaatgttgatttttaGAAACAGAGTCTGGTTGAATTTTGGCTGCACTGAagaattttcttttattttggtcaGGTAAAATAATTGATGCTGGTCTCAGAGAGGCTGGAAAAAAGTTGACAAAATAAAgtagatttaaaataaagttctcACCTatcaagaagaggaagaagaggacaagACACACTTGGTGGAAGAAAATGAGTCACTGCCAAAGCCACAGacagtgaaaaatgaaataGGGTATATATGGTGGATTGCGATGCCTCAGCAAATTGTCCAGATCCTCTTTATGGAAATGGTTTCCTGGACAGACCAATGGGCCGACGAGCTCCTGAAATACACCCGGCCCAGCCCCGCTGTGCTAACCGCCCTCTCTGTGAAAAGACTTCAATTGGATCTGAAGGCGTCAAGATCtcctggagagaaagaaactGAGGACACTCTTTAACCTTAAACTGaagtattttttaagaaatatcTTCAACGTCGACccaaacacaatgtttttaagCTGCTCCATCACCTCAAATGGAAATATACACTTGTCTTGTGCCTCATTTTATctattgtaaatatttacagactTCTGAACAAATAGaaagctctgtgtttttaaaatgagtttgacatACATGTTGTTTTCCATTGAACAGGTTCACACTAGGTTACTCTCATCATGTCCTTAGAGATACAGACACAAATCAGCAGTTTTAgatgtgtttgattttatttagtGATACTTGTGTTGAAGTTGTCTTTTATCTGGTGTTTTTTCAATAGGGATAGTTCAACATttcaggaaaaggaaaaagacatGCTTGGATGGATATCAATGTTATTTCTAATGTAAAGGAAGGTGCTAAGGTAAACACATCCTCTAGTCAAAGTTCAGACTTGAGAGAGAGATGCATCTTCTTATCCTACTCTCAGAAAGACAGTACTCAAACACATTTACCAGAATGTTAAACTTTCTTTAGGATGCTTTCACTAACTTATAACTCATTATAATGTGCTGTTTAACTGCTACTTTGATGAAGTTTgatttggaaaaaacaaaaatgaagaaTGATAAAAATGCAGATAAAAGTAGCAAACAAACTAAGTCttatttcaaaacatttatttctgatgACTCAGTGAAAACTTGTACATTTTGAACTGATGTGTCTCTGTCAGATCTTGTGACTGTTACTTTGGTTGAGTTCAGTTTCTGTGGGAGTGACcgtatcacaaaaaaaaaaaaaaaaagaaaagaaaagaatggaaGTGTCTAAATTCTTGTCCCGGTGTGTCCTGCTTGGACTCAGGGACACATACATTCCGTCTCTAAGGCCTTGGACAGAAACGTCTCCCCTGCCGTCGTCATCTCCAGTCCAGGATTTAGGAAGTCTCGAACATCTTCTTCCTGTCGGCTTTATCTTCAATGTTTTTACGCCAGTCACCGACTGCCTCTGTtgactgaagaaaaacaacaaagactCATTAACACAAAACATTAAAGTAACACAAGAACCTTCCTCCCTTTTCAGTCAGTTTGAATCTAAAATGGGCCGATATGTCTCCTTTTCTATTAAATAACAAACTTTTTAGTTCAGAAACCCTGATCACCGTTCATTTAATCTGAGTATAAAAATCAACTTGCAGCCTCTTTAAGCCTGCTTAAGATACAGTTATTCATCACATCGAAAGAAATCACTGTAAAACTATTATTACCTTCTTTCGTTAAGTTTGAACTTTTTCcagatatatttatatgtaatagTTGGTTTATATTTGAAACACATTGGCTTTTTTTGTTAATGCACCAGCAGAGTCTAATAGAATAAGAGTTTCAGGAAACATTTTTCATTAATAGGGGTGATTTAGatcattttaagtcactggTATATTCTGGTGCGTGTGGGATATTCTGACATCTAAAGGATACCAATAAGCAGCTAGTTAATAGTAAATGCAGACTGTGCTTAGTAAAGATGACAACAGACAGGGTTattactctgtgtgtttgtcagagggCGTAGGGAATCATCGGTTTCTTTGACAGCTACGAGACATATGAACATTGATCAGGGGTTGGAAGTGAAACAGGGATATGGTCATAGATGGACAGTATTGTGACCTGAGTGTTTAAGACAGCATGATGAGGAGACCAAATGTATGGAAGCTGTTTTCCACCAGAAAAAAATGGTGCTTGCTttctgtttaatatttttaactTAAAGTGTCCCAATTCTAATTAGTTTGCCCAGTTTTTTGCTTTGGATacattttctgaattgtttCTTTTACAATCTCAATTTACTTGTTTAAATAAGTCATTACTTTCTGGATGTTAATTTGATTTTATAATTGACTGATGTTATTTACTGTCTTTGAAACTTGGGATTTTGGAAGGTGATAATCATCAGTGttagaaaatatgaatttacCATCTTCAGTAGTtacatttttgtcatttcttcTGATTGATCACCAACGGCTTCATTAAATCATCAGTTTTTATATATGATCTATAATGATTGATTGAAGTGTAACATATATATTCTAATGAAAAAAATGGAATCAGATGAGAACTTGCTTGAACTCCTGGAAAATAAGGATCAAGGTACTTCTCCTAGTTTACCAAAGTATTAACCTTTTTACCTTAACTTCTTAGCAAGCTCAACACAAACCTGTTAAAGCTGCACGGTTTGGTCTGGACTGTCAATTCAAGTGTCACATGAAACACAGTTGGACATTTGTaatctctcctcacctcctctttgaCCTCCTTCTTGACCTGCTTCAGGTTGGCCCTCAGGTCCATGGTCACCTTGTGTTTTCCTCCCAGCAGAGCCTGCAGCATGGCGTCAGCAGACATACGCACCTTCTTCAAGGCGGGTTTCTTCACTCCGGCCAGCTCCACCACcttcagcttcagctcctcGATCTGGAGGCAGAGAAACATCAGTGACGATTGAgttcatatttttttcactgAACAATGAAGGAGTGTAATTAATGCATTACACTCATGAGACATTACAGTGACACTAATATGAGTTTGCAAACTTTGAGTGGTTACGGAAATTCTTAAAATGCAACATTAGTGAACAGGATAAAAACATTGTAACCCTATCCCTACCAGACCTTGTAAAAATTATCCATGAACCAAAGTAAATTTGAATATATTGCTTATTAACATTTATTCTTAAACTAAAAGGAGATACAATCCAAAGACAGATGGAAACTAAACTCAAGTAGCAATTTTATCCTTTCCTGTTCTATCAAACTATTCTATATAGTGTAATTTGGTATGGTAAGCTGTCAGCACAGTTTAAGTCTAATTTTGTACGCCTCATTTACACAGCCAAATGTTGCCCTCAGGCGGACGGTTCAGGATACCACACTGCAGACTGAGCTGGAACACGAATTCCTTTGTACCACTGGTTTACTTCCAGCATGTGAATGTAAGCACATACTAACCTTATAGCTATTAGAGTCATAATAATTTGCGAGAAATAACACTCATCCagaagtggatttaaatgtcCACACATACACCTTATTATAGTATAGTTATAGCAGCAGATGAGGGGACAGACAATTAAACACATTGACAATGACAATGTGATCTGATCCCTCTTTCCAGCTCATGTCACATCCTCGTGTTTGATTATAAAAGGGataatagaagaagaagaagaagaagaagaaaaataataagaagaagGGTTTCCTGTATTTACTAGTTAATGGATGCTGCTGCCTTGCTGATTTGAGCAGTCACATGTGATATAATTTCCACCCACTAAATTGTTGTATGTGGATTATTGACACCACAACTGCATTTACGCTTGTGCTCAATGGGGTCAGAATGTGTCCAAGGGTGGTTTAACTGATCAGATCACAATCCATCCCCAGTGCAGCATGAATATATTTAAGTGTTTATCATCTGATTGTTGTCTGAtctcacaaaatgtattttaacgcAGGTAAATTGCGTAATAGATTTAAACAGAGTTGACAATGTTGGACAACTGAAcaagtcattgttatttccaataCGTTTCACTAAGAATCACCAGGCATAAGTGTCCTCTGCCATTTGTTCAACTCACTTTAGAAATCTCATGATCTGTAAAACCAGGTCAAATCTAATCAGTTGCTTTATCAATGTTCATGACTAAAAGGTAGTATAACCAT encodes the following:
- the LOC133955310 gene encoding troponin I, fast skeletal muscle-like; protein product: MSEKKMHSSRRQHLKSLILQIAGTMLEQEKLDKIAEKEAYMAEHCTSPDTHGDQNTLMELCKKLHALIDQVDEERYDAEAKVLKADKEIEDLKIKVVDLRGVKKPALKKVRMSADSMLQALLGSKHKVTMDLRSNLKQVKKEVKEESTEAVGDWRKNIEDKADRKKMFETS